A genomic stretch from Leptotrichia sp. HSP-536 includes:
- a CDS encoding twin-arginine translocase TatA/TatE family subunit, which translates to MGIFRDIGAPGLIVLILGALLIFGPKRLPELGEAIGKMIREFKKSVSGIESEINDGKNVENKKEDK; encoded by the coding sequence ATGGGAATTTTTAGAGATATAGGAGCACCAGGACTAATAGTCCTTATACTTGGTGCATTACTTATTTTTGGGCCAAAAAGATTGCCTGAACTAGGAGAAGCTATAGGAAAAATGATTCGGGAATTTAAAAAGTCAGTTTCTGGAATTGAATCAGAAATTAATGATGGTAAAAATGTAGAGAATAAAAAAGAAGATAAGTAA
- the tatC gene encoding twin-arginine translocase subunit TatC has translation MAEINEQTLVEHLSEFRKRLIITIIFFIAAFLVSLLFCSDIYKLLTVSFKQKLTVLGPNDILSIYLMLAGICAFSLTLPFTSYQIWAFIRPALEEKEAKAILSYVPATFILFVIGLSFGFFIVTPALLNVLLSFGDDLFSIHLTANNYLTFVLHTSLPLGVIFELPVIVAFLTSLHILTPQYLIKNRRYGYFILLVVAVVLTPADFISDLMMAAPLILLYEVSISVCKYVYKRRRDN, from the coding sequence ATGGCTGAAATTAATGAACAGACGCTTGTTGAACATTTGAGCGAATTTAGGAAAAGGCTCATTATTACAATTATATTTTTTATTGCGGCTTTTTTAGTAAGTTTGCTATTTTGCTCCGATATTTACAAATTACTGACGGTTTCATTCAAGCAGAAGCTCACAGTTCTTGGGCCTAATGATATTTTGAGCATTTATTTGATGTTGGCTGGAATATGTGCTTTTAGTTTGACGCTACCTTTTACAAGTTATCAGATTTGGGCATTTATCCGTCCTGCTCTTGAGGAAAAGGAAGCTAAGGCAATTTTATCTTATGTACCTGCAACTTTTATATTATTTGTTATAGGACTTTCGTTTGGATTTTTTATAGTAACACCTGCTTTACTAAATGTTTTATTATCTTTTGGAGATGATTTATTCAGTATTCATCTTACAGCAAACAATTATTTGACATTTGTACTGCATACATCACTGCCACTTGGGGTGATATTTGAATTGCCTGTTATTGTGGCATTTCTAACATCCTTGCACATACTAACACCGCAATATTTGATAAAAAATAGGCGATATGGCTACTTTATTTTGCTGGTAGTTGCAGTCGTTTTGACGCCAGCTGATTTTATAAGCGATTTAATGATGGCAGCACCATTAATATTACTTTATGAAGTGAGTATTTCTGTTTGTAAATATGTCTATAAAAGAAGGAGGGATAATTAA
- a CDS encoding tyrosine-type recombinase/integrase — protein MGLHVFRHSHASILLNEGVNINSSSKRLGYKSVKMTLDTYEHLMDGNEDKLIDTLEKLKNEEC, from the coding sequence ATAGGGTTACACGTTTTCAGACATAGTCATGCAAGCATTTTATTGAACGAAGGCGTAAATATAAATAGTAGTTCAAAAAGATTAGGATATAAAAGTGTTAAAATGACACTAGACACATATGAACATTTAATGGATGGAAATGAGGACAAGCTAATAGATACACTTGAGAAATTAAAAAATGAAGAGTGTTAA
- a CDS encoding DUF2262 domain-containing protein, with protein sequence MEIQDFVENTYMGNFKEWDGKIIWKGKETLVRLTIYKECDNVELEKEKMFKIFEKLYFNQDEWDKKVKDTMIKYFYDVLNDDFFDDGAFPEYPTCYDMLFKILKDDFTKEEAEKAYKNNIFPIDKFKKYIFVESIEITSEGNFYFEVVDDYIVVGDNWIWLKGNIDKGFLAASFNALFEFVVDLELNDKFSTIFREKTKIHSMWLSKWGEPREGLAKFYYSNDNLAITGNYKAGKKEGIWEFYDEDGKLIKKVSYVNDVAEEEVVC encoded by the coding sequence ATGGAAATTCAGGATTTTGTTGAAAATACATATATGGGAAATTTTAAAGAGTGGGACGGAAAAATTATTTGGAAAGGTAAAGAAACATTAGTAAGACTTACGATTTATAAAGAATGTGATAATGTTGAACTTGAAAAAGAAAAAATGTTTAAAATTTTTGAAAAATTGTATTTTAATCAGGATGAATGGGATAAAAAAGTGAAAGATACGATGATAAAATATTTTTACGATGTGCTGAATGATGATTTTTTTGATGATGGAGCATTTCCAGAATATCCAACTTGTTACGATATGCTTTTTAAGATTTTAAAAGATGATTTTACAAAAGAAGAAGCTGAAAAGGCATATAAAAATAATATATTTCCAATAGACAAGTTTAAAAAATATATTTTTGTTGAAAGTATTGAAATAACAAGTGAAGGAAATTTTTATTTTGAAGTAGTTGATGATTATATAGTTGTGGGGGATAATTGGATTTGGTTAAAAGGGAACATTGATAAGGGATTTTTGGCTGCAAGTTTTAATGCTCTTTTTGAGTTTGTTGTTGATTTGGAATTAAACGATAAATTTTCTACGATATTTAGAGAGAAGACAAAAATACATTCAATGTGGTTAAGCAAATGGGGAGAGCCAAGAGAAGGATTGGCAAAATTTTATTATAGTAATGATAATTTAGCAATAACTGGAAATTATAAAGCTGGGAAAAAAGAGGGAATTTGGGAATTTTATGATGAGGATGGGAAATTGATTAAGAAGGTTAGTTATGTTAATGATGTTGCTGAGGAAGAAGTTGTTTGTTGA
- the leuC gene encoding 3-isopropylmalate dehydratase large subunit: MPEIKNETKKPKTLFDKVWEKHVITGEPGEAQLLYIDLHLIHEVTSPQAFSGLRLAGRKVRRPDLTFGTMDHNTPTIMSQRLDIKDKISKAQLDALAANCKEFGIELVDMFNENNGIVHMVGPEQGLTQPGKTVVCGDSHTATHGAFGAIAFGIGTSEVEHVLATQTIWQKKPKTMGIEITGKLQKGVYAKDIILHIIKTYGIGLGNGYAFEFFGDTIRGLSMEERMTICNMAIEGGGKSGIIAPDETTFNYVKGRRFAPKGEEFEKKVAEWKELYTDSVEAFDKHIKVDVTNLEPQVTWGTNPEMGINVTEKFPEIKDHNDEKAYEYMGLKPEQTPFDIPLKHVFIGSCTNGRLSDLEIVAKIVKGKKVAPNITAVVVPGSQVVKKAAEENGIAQILKDAGFEWREAGCSTCLGMNPDLIPAGEHCASTSNRNFEGRQGKGARTHLVSPAMAAAAAIFGKFVDVRELDEVK, translated from the coding sequence ATGCCAGAAATTAAAAATGAAACAAAAAAACCTAAAACTTTGTTTGACAAAGTGTGGGAAAAACACGTGATTACGGGAGAACCTGGAGAAGCACAGCTTTTGTATATTGATTTGCATTTGATTCACGAAGTTACGTCGCCACAGGCGTTTTCGGGATTGAGACTTGCTGGGAGAAAGGTTAGACGGCCTGACTTGACTTTTGGGACGATGGATCATAACACACCTACAATAATGTCACAAAGGTTGGATATTAAAGATAAAATTTCTAAGGCACAGCTTGATGCACTTGCTGCAAATTGTAAAGAATTTGGGATTGAACTTGTGGATATGTTTAATGAGAATAATGGGATTGTACATATGGTAGGGCCTGAGCAGGGACTTACACAGCCTGGAAAAACTGTGGTTTGTGGGGATAGCCATACTGCGACTCATGGAGCATTTGGAGCAATTGCATTTGGAATTGGGACAAGTGAGGTTGAACACGTGCTGGCAACGCAGACAATTTGGCAAAAAAAACCTAAGACAATGGGAATTGAAATTACTGGAAAATTGCAGAAAGGTGTGTATGCAAAAGATATAATTCTTCATATAATCAAAACTTATGGAATCGGGCTTGGAAATGGTTATGCGTTTGAATTTTTCGGAGATACGATAAGAGGGCTTTCGATGGAAGAAAGAATGACAATATGCAATATGGCGATTGAAGGTGGAGGAAAATCGGGAATTATTGCACCTGATGAAACTACTTTTAATTATGTGAAAGGAAGAAGATTTGCTCCAAAAGGTGAGGAATTTGAGAAAAAAGTGGCTGAATGGAAGGAATTGTATACAGATTCAGTAGAAGCCTTTGATAAACATATAAAAGTGGATGTTACAAATCTTGAACCGCAAGTTACTTGGGGAACAAATCCTGAAATGGGAATCAATGTTACAGAAAAATTTCCAGAAATTAAAGATCACAATGATGAAAAAGCATACGAATACATGGGCTTAAAGCCAGAGCAAACTCCATTTGACATACCTTTAAAGCACGTATTTATCGGTTCTTGTACAAATGGAAGACTGAGCGATCTCGAAATTGTCGCAAAAATTGTAAAAGGTAAAAAAGTTGCACCTAATATTACGGCAGTTGTAGTTCCTGGATCGCAAGTTGTAAAAAAAGCGGCTGAAGAAAACGGAATTGCACAAATCTTGAAAGATGCAGGCTTTGAATGGAGAGAAGCAGGATGTTCCACTTGTCTTGGAATGAATCCTGACTTGATACCAGCTGGAGAGCACTGTGCTTCAACTTCCAACAGAAATTTTGAAGGAAGACAGGGAAAAGGAGCAAGAACTCATTTAGTGAGTCCTGCGATGGCTGCTGCTGCTGCTATTTTTGGAAAATTTGTGGATGTTAGAGAATTGGATGAAGTAAAATAA
- the thiD gene encoding bifunctional hydroxymethylpyrimidine kinase/phosphomethylpyrimidine kinase yields the protein MSIKKVLTIAGSDTSGGAGIQADLKTFQERGVYGMNALTVIVTMDPRNSWAHKVFPIELNVIKEQIDTVVNGIGVDALKTGMLPTVEIIEYVGSVLKDLKNPIVIDPVMVCKVNSGSTENLFPENVTAMKKHLLPYATVVTPNLFEAAQLAEMEKIDTLEEAKEAAKKICDLGAKNVVIKGRKFFAGEKSIDFLYDGKDFEFFESEKIDTEWNHGAGCTFSASITAELAKGATVSEAVATTKKLITEALKQSFKLNDYTGPLNHKVFALK from the coding sequence ATGTCTATAAAAAAAGTTTTAACAATTGCAGGATCTGATACAAGCGGAGGAGCTGGTATACAAGCGGATCTGAAAACGTTTCAGGAAAGAGGAGTGTATGGAATGAATGCTCTGACAGTTATTGTTACAATGGATCCTAGAAATAGCTGGGCTCACAAAGTTTTTCCAATTGAATTGAATGTTATAAAAGAGCAAATTGATACAGTTGTAAATGGAATTGGAGTGGATGCATTAAAAACTGGCATGCTTCCTACAGTTGAAATTATTGAATATGTAGGTTCTGTCTTGAAAGATTTAAAAAATCCGATTGTAATAGATCCAGTTATGGTTTGTAAAGTAAATAGTGGATCAACTGAAAATCTTTTTCCAGAGAATGTAACAGCAATGAAAAAACATTTACTGCCTTACGCAACTGTCGTTACACCAAACTTGTTTGAAGCCGCACAGTTAGCTGAAATGGAAAAAATTGACACACTTGAGGAAGCGAAAGAAGCGGCTAAAAAAATATGTGACTTAGGTGCAAAAAATGTTGTTATAAAAGGAAGAAAATTTTTCGCTGGAGAAAAATCAATTGATTTCTTATATGATGGAAAAGATTTTGAATTCTTTGAATCTGAAAAAATTGACACAGAATGGAATCATGGTGCAGGATGTACTTTCTCCGCTTCAATCACAGCAGAACTGGCAAAAGGTGCCACAGTAAGCGAAGCAGTTGCTACTACAAAAAAATTAATCACAGAAGCCTTGAAACAGTCCTTTAAATTAAATGACTATACTGGACCTTTAAATCACAAGGTATTTGCTTTAAAATAA
- a CDS encoding flagellar biosynthesis protein FliQ, with translation MKKIILRSSYFLYLLCFNILASSLLFWLGESVLGNLKIGVDAYFGIGYLVLALLNIFLSYFYAKARIGKKPLIILTIVGVAVKILLFLLWAQEEFSEVGDDKMGIFMVAIVYGYFVYIGSLDVIFLIGMGINLLIRRKN, from the coding sequence ATGAAAAAAATAATTCTTAGAAGTTCATATTTTCTTTATCTGCTTTGTTTCAATATTCTTGCATCAAGTTTATTGTTTTGGTTAGGAGAATCGGTTTTAGGAAATTTAAAAATTGGTGTAGATGCGTATTTTGGAATAGGTTATCTTGTATTGGCTTTGCTTAATATATTTTTATCATATTTTTATGCAAAAGCGAGAATAGGGAAAAAGCCCTTGATAATTTTAACAATAGTTGGAGTGGCAGTAAAAATATTATTATTTTTATTGTGGGCTCAAGAAGAATTTTCAGAAGTTGGAGATGATAAAATGGGAATATTTATGGTCGCTATTGTTTATGGGTATTTTGTTTACATAGGATCTTTAGATGTAATATTTCTTATAGGGATGGGTATAAATTTATTAATAAGGAGAAAAAATTGA
- a CDS encoding YwqG family protein, whose translation MENKELNVLAKEIFEKIEKKYQETAKEMMVADASVNASKEIKITDSKIEGIPYIPKGRKIPTNSKGQQFMFLAQINCENLKGLEDFPQEGILQFWVLGEDLLGLDFDDYTNRDGFDVIYYEKIEDYHSEVEFKKMYNPYKFDLKYMETLIASEPCKMKFSLEKQKESFNYELLNNLFKEVLEEESLGFNEKDKLYEEVEKLYDDEFYEEIVGTKCNGFPYFTQWEPRDDEQMKEYDTSLFQIDSGKEVMIGDSGVMHFFINREKLKNKDFSDIFYHWDCY comes from the coding sequence ATGGAAAATAAAGAACTTAATGTCTTGGCAAAAGAGATTTTTGAGAAAATAGAAAAAAAGTATCAAGAAACAGCAAAAGAAATGATGGTTGCAGATGCTTCGGTCAATGCTTCAAAAGAAATAAAAATAACAGATAGCAAAATTGAAGGGATTCCGTATATTCCAAAAGGGAGAAAAATTCCAACAAATTCAAAAGGACAACAATTTATGTTCCTTGCACAGATAAATTGTGAGAATTTGAAGGGGCTTGAAGATTTTCCGCAGGAGGGGATTTTGCAGTTTTGGGTTTTGGGAGAAGATTTACTGGGATTGGATTTTGATGACTATACAAATCGAGATGGTTTTGATGTGATTTATTATGAAAAAATTGAAGATTATCATTCGGAAGTTGAGTTTAAGAAAATGTACAATCCTTATAAATTTGATTTAAAGTATATGGAAACTTTAATAGCAAGTGAACCTTGTAAAATGAAATTTTCTTTGGAAAAACAGAAAGAAAGTTTTAATTATGAACTTTTAAATAATTTATTTAAAGAAGTGTTGGAAGAAGAAAGTTTAGGATTTAATGAAAAAGATAAATTATACGAAGAAGTAGAAAAATTATACGATGACGAATTCTATGAAGAAATTGTTGGGACAAAATGCAATGGATTTCCATATTTTACTCAATGGGAACCAAGAGATGATGAACAGATGAAAGAGTACGATACATCATTGTTTCAAATTGATAGCGGAAAAGAAGTTATGATTGGTGATAGCGGGGTAATGCACTTTTTTATTAATCGTGAAAAATTGAAAAATAAAGATTTTTCAGATATTTTTTATCATTGGGACTGCTATTAA
- a CDS encoding immunity 49 family protein, producing MNVLIDEQKFKENYEILSDYKFDFEMEKRCIDYIKNKKGNQLSCMRTLSSEYKVLASKNLLIENNLNSFRLNCHISEKLKILGTSKESKLYKASYSLFGLIMSNNKEWISFLKNNLNYITSNDFNSKENTYIKSKHLHRNSFLSKTTILALLGDFEEVEKRSKKYLEEPLTKSYYAYTKYDFMFFEALVNKNTEKMKQAIHKLLEPKIAKKILFDTDINYSFYLNIYVLMYSKIALLHGFDLGINDKTAPKNLIDNTSLQSYEEPYDFMKKIDLVTLTPEKWTEWTEDYSIIVPIT from the coding sequence GTGAATGTTTTAATTGATGAACAAAAGTTCAAAGAAAATTATGAAATTTTATCTGATTATAAATTTGATTTTGAAATGGAAAAAAGATGTATAGATTACATTAAAAATAAAAAGGGAAATCAATTATCCTGTATGAGAACATTATCATCAGAGTATAAAGTACTTGCTTCAAAAAATTTATTGATAGAAAATAATTTAAATTCTTTTAGGTTAAACTGCCATATTTCAGAAAAATTGAAAATTTTAGGAACTTCTAAAGAATCAAAACTTTATAAGGCTAGCTATAGTTTATTTGGATTAATTATGTCAAATAATAAAGAATGGATAAGTTTTTTAAAAAATAATTTAAACTATATAACTTCAAATGATTTTAATTCAAAAGAGAACACCTATATAAAATCAAAACATTTACATCGGAATTCTTTTTTATCAAAAACAACTATTTTAGCATTATTAGGAGATTTTGAAGAAGTAGAAAAAAGAAGCAAAAAATATTTGGAAGAACCATTAACTAAAAGTTATTATGCATATACAAAATACGATTTTATGTTTTTTGAGGCATTAGTAAATAAAAATACAGAAAAAATGAAACAAGCAATACATAAATTATTAGAACCTAAAATAGCTAAAAAAATTCTTTTTGATACAGATATTAATTATAGTTTTTATTTGAATATTTATGTATTAATGTATTCTAAAATAGCATTATTACATGGATTTGACTTAGGAATTAATGATAAAACGGCTCCTAAAAATTTAATTGATAATACCTCACTACAAAGTTATGAAGAACCATACGATTTTATGAAAAAAATAGATTTGGTAACATTGACACCTGAAAAATGGACAGAATGGACAGAAGATTATTCAATAATTGTACCAATTACTTAA
- a CDS encoding HEAT repeat domain-containing protein, which produces MKISAKYENKLKKLFELSKKTYVVNFQLKNEELISNFSNISDEEKINIIKEGIKIACQRKNSSEIENLMLSISFFGLCDRSEFIEDYIKLAKEEFHEEHETIASYFQSFHLPQTIECIYELATSDFEKYRWDDNFALVRKCCFALGDINTPKAKEKLELLLQSNEETIREHVMEQLKRYDFTNKDVE; this is translated from the coding sequence ATGAAAATATCAGCAAAATATGAAAATAAATTAAAGAAATTATTTGAATTAAGTAAAAAAACTTATGTTGTAAATTTTCAACTGAAAAATGAGGAATTAATTTCAAATTTCTCTAATATTTCAGATGAAGAAAAAATAAATATAATAAAAGAGGGAATAAAAATAGCATGTCAAAGAAAAAATTCATCTGAAATAGAGAATTTGATGCTCTCAATTAGTTTTTTTGGATTATGTGATAGATCTGAATTTATTGAAGATTACATTAAATTAGCAAAAGAAGAATTTCATGAAGAACATGAAACTATAGCATCGTATTTTCAAAGTTTTCACCTACCACAGACAATAGAATGTATATACGAATTAGCAACTTCAGATTTTGAAAAATACCGTTGGGATGATAATTTTGCATTAGTGAGAAAATGCTGTTTTGCCTTGGGAGATATAAATACTCCTAAGGCGAAAGAAAAACTGGAACTATTGTTGCAAAGCAATGAGGAAACGATAAGAGAACATGTGATGGAGCAGTTAAAAAGATATGATTTTACGAACAAGGATGTCGAATGA
- the leuD gene encoding 3-isopropylmalate dehydratase small subunit → MKPFTKYEGTIVPIMNDNIDTDQLIPKQYLKSIEKTGFGQYVFDEWRYNEDRTDNMDFNLNKPEYKTGTILITGDNFGCGSSREHAAWALQDYGFHVIVAGGYSGIFYMNWLNNGHLPITLPEADRIELSKLPGDAKVTVDLENNKLIANGKEYIFELEESWKQRLLKGLDSIGLTLQHEDEIRKYEENHR, encoded by the coding sequence ATGAAACCATTTACAAAATATGAAGGAACAATCGTTCCAATAATGAATGACAACATTGACACGGATCAATTAATTCCAAAACAATATTTAAAAAGTATTGAAAAAACAGGATTTGGACAATATGTGTTTGATGAATGGAGATACAATGAGGACAGAACAGATAATATGGATTTTAACTTAAACAAGCCTGAATATAAGACAGGAACAATTTTGATTACTGGAGATAACTTTGGCTGTGGTTCAAGTAGGGAGCATGCGGCTTGGGCATTGCAGGATTATGGTTTTCACGTTATTGTGGCTGGAGGATATTCAGGAATTTTCTACATGAACTGGTTGAATAACGGGCATTTGCCAATAACTTTACCAGAAGCGGATAGAATTGAATTATCAAAATTGCCTGGAGATGCCAAAGTGACAGTTGATTTGGAAAACAACAAATTAATTGCAAATGGAAAAGAATATATTTTTGAGTTGGAAGAAAGCTGGAAACAGAGATTGCTTAAGGGGTTGGATTCGATTGGGCTGACTTTACAGCATGAGGATGAGATTAGGAAGTATGAGGAGAATCATAGATAA
- a CDS encoding NAD(P)H-dependent oxidoreductase yields MKTVIFAHPYSKSFNRAILDNIVQKLNETKEKYTIIDLNKDGFNPVMAEKELGLYSQGKSIDPLVLKYQEILKNTDELILVFPIWWMSMPAILKGFFDKVMVKGFAYKNTQNGIKGLLINVKTAKMITTATAPKFLLNITGFGITMKKANLGGIGIKKTKWIHYSFRAKGKDEDRKKFLEKVKEFVSN; encoded by the coding sequence ATGAAAACGGTAATTTTTGCACATCCCTACAGCAAAAGTTTTAACAGGGCAATTTTAGATAATATAGTCCAAAAACTTAATGAAACAAAAGAAAAATATACAATTATAGATTTGAATAAAGATGGATTTAATCCTGTAATGGCTGAAAAAGAACTAGGATTGTATTCGCAGGGGAAAAGCATTGATCCTTTAGTTTTAAAATATCAGGAAATATTGAAAAATACTGATGAACTGATACTTGTATTTCCAATATGGTGGATGTCAATGCCTGCGATATTAAAAGGATTTTTTGATAAAGTTATGGTTAAAGGATTTGCATATAAAAATACACAGAATGGAATAAAAGGGCTTTTGATTAATGTAAAAACGGCAAAAATGATTACAACTGCTACAGCACCTAAATTTTTGTTAAATATAACAGGTTTTGGGATTACGATGAAAAAAGCCAATCTTGGTGGAATTGGGATAAAGAAAACGAAATGGATTCATTATAGTTTTAGAGCAAAAGGTAAAGATGAGGATAGGAAGAAATTTCTTGAGAAAGTTAAGGAATTTGTGAGTAATTAG
- a CDS encoding Fic family protein — protein MDIKTINYEYFLDLSVRMTHHSNAIEGNTLTLNETATIILDSTIPGSKSVREVFEVLNHKRAIDYMISELENDKKLDIYVIKSINKEILDRLNDNAGNFKRNSNAIIGANFETSTPSQAPIFTKNWIENLNYKLELCKNDDEKLLEILNSHIEFERIHPFSDGNGRTGRLIMMYLCFQEKISPFVLKKEDRALYMSYLREQNVDIIFEKAKELQKFEQKRIEKF, from the coding sequence ATGGATATAAAAACAATAAATTATGAATATTTTTTAGATTTATCAGTAAGAATGACGCATCATTCAAATGCCATTGAAGGAAATACATTGACACTAAATGAGACGGCTACAATTATTTTGGATAGTACAATACCAGGTAGCAAGAGTGTTCGTGAAGTTTTTGAAGTTTTGAATCATAAAAGAGCGATTGACTATATGATAAGTGAACTTGAAAATGATAAAAAACTTGATATTTACGTGATAAAGAGTATAAATAAGGAAATTTTGGATAGGTTAAATGATAATGCAGGAAATTTTAAGAGAAATAGTAATGCCATAATTGGTGCAAATTTTGAAACGTCTACACCAAGTCAAGCACCGATTTTTACAAAAAATTGGATTGAAAATCTTAATTATAAACTTGAATTATGTAAAAATGATGATGAAAAATTATTGGAGATATTAAATTCTCATATAGAATTTGAACGAATTCATCCCTTTAGTGATGGAAATGGACGAACGGGAAGGCTGATTATGATGTATCTGTGTTTTCAGGAAAAAATAAGTCCATTTGTACTTAAAAAAGAAGATAGAGCCTTGTATATGAGTTATTTAAGGGAACAGAATGTGGATATTATTTTTGAAAAAGCAAAGGAATTACAGAAATTCGAACAAAAAAGAATAGAGAAATTTTAA
- a CDS encoding SDR family NAD(P)-dependent oxidoreductase — MKKILITGASSGIGKELAKNLANKSKKLYLLARSSNKLNLLKEELEEKNSLLECICIKYDLTDTGNLENIVENCDVDLVINCAGFGKITDFLKLSDKEDLDTVNVNFISPLILTKRYSEKFLQKGKGIILNVCSTGALYQHPYMAVYSSTKSALLHYSLALDEELDHKNKNVRVLSVCPGPTASNFFDKNTQKKFGSSQKFMMNSEDVAKKIIKVIEKKKRFSIIGFRNRLSMFLINLLPISLQLKLTGLILKKVIK, encoded by the coding sequence ATGAAAAAAATTTTAATAACAGGTGCAAGTTCAGGAATTGGAAAAGAACTGGCAAAAAATTTGGCAAATAAAAGTAAAAAATTGTATTTGCTGGCAAGATCTTCTAATAAACTGAATTTGTTAAAAGAAGAATTGGAAGAAAAAAATTCTTTGCTTGAATGTATTTGCATAAAATACGATTTAACTGATACAGGCAATTTAGAAAATATTGTTGAAAATTGTGATGTTGATTTAGTTATTAATTGTGCTGGTTTTGGAAAAATTACTGATTTTTTAAAATTAAGCGATAAAGAAGATTTGGATACTGTGAATGTAAATTTTATTTCTCCGTTAATTTTAACTAAAAGATATTCAGAAAAATTTTTACAAAAAGGAAAAGGAATAATTTTAAACGTATGTTCAACAGGTGCTTTATATCAACATCCATATATGGCAGTTTATAGTTCGACAAAATCTGCATTATTACATTATTCTTTGGCACTTGATGAAGAATTGGATCATAAAAACAAAAATGTAAGAGTTTTATCAGTTTGTCCTGGTCCAACGGCAAGTAATTTTTTTGATAAGAATACACAGAAAAAATTTGGAAGTTCTCAAAAATTTATGATGAACTCGGAAGATGTAGCTAAAAAAATTATAAAAGTGATAGAAAAGAAAAAAAGATTTTCTATTATTGGTTTTAGAAATAGATTATCTATGTTTTTAATAAATTTATTGCCAATTTCGTTGCAATTAAAATTGACAGGATTAATTTTAAAAAAAGTAATTAAATGA
- a CDS encoding HEAT repeat domain-containing protein: MEKNNLEKLENLMWKKYKKQISFQQVQKEFLKNDDERIEYIKTELEKAYNEKNGDSVDILISAIYMFELYSEKFVDILCKLTKEEWHGKHEDIVFYLQQLELPSTIDCIYELATSNFEKYRWDDNFALVRKCCFALGDINTPKAKEKLESLLQSDEEMIRKHAMEQLERCDFSD; the protein is encoded by the coding sequence ATGGAAAAAAATAATCTTGAAAAATTGGAAAATTTGATGTGGAAAAAATATAAAAAACAAATAAGTTTTCAACAAGTACAAAAGGAATTTTTAAAAAATGATGATGAAAGAATAGAGTATATAAAAACAGAGTTGGAAAAAGCATATAATGAAAAAAATGGAGACAGCGTAGATATTTTAATTTCAGCAATTTACATGTTCGAATTATACAGTGAAAAATTTGTTGATATTTTATGCAAATTAACAAAAGAAGAATGGCATGGAAAACACGAAGATATAGTGTTTTATCTCCAGCAACTAGAATTACCTTCTACGATAGATTGCATTTATGAATTAGCAACTTCAAATTTTGAAAAATACCGTTGGGATGATAATTTTGCATTAGTGAGAAAATGTTGTTTTGCCTTGGGAGATATAAATACTCCTAAGGCGAAAGAAAAGCTGGAATCACTGTTGCAGAGTGATGAAGAAATGATAAGGAAACATGCAATGGAACAGTTGGAAAGATGTGATTTTTCAGATTAA